The following DNA comes from Candidatus Eisenbacteria bacterium.
CGGAGCCATCGGTCACGATCCCCGTCCGCGCGGACATCCACGTCCTCCTGCGGCTGAGCGAGGAGACGGTCCGATTCGATCCCGTCCGCCTCGGCGGGACCGCGTCGCGGCAGGTCAAGGTCTCCGCCGACAAGGACGCGGGGCTCGAGATCGGGGGGATCCGCGGGGGCGAGGAGTATCTGACGGCGACGCTCAAGAGGGATTCGTCCGCGCAGGAGGAAGTGATCTGGGTCATCCTCTCGATCAAGCCCGACGCGCCTCCGGGCCTCTTTCGCGAGACCCTCACGTTGACGACGACGAAACCGAAATCGACCCGAACCAAGATCACCGTGATCGGCTCGATCGTGAGCTATTTCGAGGTCCCTGGGGATGGCAGGCTGCGGATCAACCCCACGCCCAGGGGAAAGCCGGCGCAGACGACGATCCAGATCACCTGCGACGGGTCGAAGCCCTACGAGCTGCTCGGCGTCGAGACGGGGGTCCCGTACTTGAGCGGCGAGATCATCCCCAAGGGGAGCAACAAGTACGATCTCCGGATCACCCTGGAGGAGCGGTCCGAGACGGGGATGTTCATGCAGCGGATCGCGGTCCTGACGAGCGATCCGAAACAGCCCAAGATATTCCTCCAGGTCCAAGGCCACGTCCGCGGGTGAGCCTTGCGACGAGC
Coding sequences within:
- a CDS encoding DUF1573 domain-containing protein, which produces MRRLVVVSVVLLGLSVSFGEPLAAKGPLLRLSERVIDFGRVEQMDQLTKHIYLRNEGDAPLRILKIESSCGCAVGLASDSTVAPGQEVKFTVTFSTKEYSGPQEKKITIRSNDPAEPSVTIPVRADIHVLLRLSEETVRFDPVRLGGTASRQVKVSADKDAGLEIGGIRGGEEYLTATLKRDSSAQEEVIWVILSIKPDAPPGLFRETLTLTTTKPKSTRTKITVIGSIVSYFEVPGDGRLRINPTPRGKPAQTTIQITCDGSKPYELLGVETGVPYLSGEIIPKGSNKYDLRITLEERSETGMFMQRIAVLTSDPKQPKIFLQVQGHVRG